A region of Panicum virgatum strain AP13 chromosome 8N, P.virgatum_v5, whole genome shotgun sequence DNA encodes the following proteins:
- the LOC120685469 gene encoding protein CHAPERONE-LIKE PROTEIN OF POR1, chloroplastic-like, whose translation MLAHGLATDPLRILRCPATSRVSTAPLGLVSSMSFNKGCKEKNKIFINVDRYTKYGTPFCYAQRNARTIPLATASFGDMADSSTPIFPRIHVKDPYQRLGISREASEEEIRAARNYLISKYAGHKPSVDAIESAHDRIIMQSFFDRKKPKMDLNKKFRELSQSRAVKAIRGRFQTPRSKVIWQTAITFILLGALTIAFPTEEGPTLQVAISCAANIYFIYQRVRSGWRAFFYGFGSFFASWFLGTFLMVSVIPPILSGPRNLEVSTACVTYALLFISSTFLK comes from the exons ATGTTGGCTCATGGTCTAGCAACCGACCCCTTGAGGATTTTGCGATGTCCAGCTACTTCAAGGGTGTCGACTGCACCCTTGGGACTTGTCTCTTCGATGAGTTTCAACAAAGGATGCAAGGAAAAGAACAAAATCTTCATCAATGTGGATAG GTACACAAAGTACGGTACTCCTTTCTGTTATGCACAGAGAAATGCCAGAACCATACCTCTGGCAACTGCATCGTTTGGGGACATGGCTGATTCTTCGACTC CCATCTTTCCTAGAATCCATGTGAAGGATCCATATCAGCGTCTTGGAATCAGCAGGGAAGCATCTGAAGAAGAGATTCGAGCTGCCAGGAACTATCTGATAAGCAAGTATGCAGGCCATAAGCCGAGTGTTGATGCAATTGAGTCTGCCCATGACAGGATTATTATGCAGAGTTTCTTTGATAGGAAAAAACCAAAAATGGACCTCAACAAAAAATTTAGAGAACTTAGTCAGTCACGTGCAGTCAAGGCTATTCGAGGCAGATTTCAAACACCACGTAGCAAAGTCATCTGGCAGACAGCAATTACTTTTATCTTACTTGGAGCGCTTACCATTGCTTTTCCTACTGAAGAAGGGCCAACCCTCCAGGTGGCCATCTCTTGTGCAGCAAATATCTATTTCATTTATCAGAGGGTCAGAAGTGGATGGCGAGCATTCTTTTATGG GTTTGGATCTTTCTTTGCTTCGTGGTTCCTTGGCACCTTCTTGATGGTATCTGTAATTCCCCCAATACTGTCAGGTCCGAGAAACTTGGAAGTGAGCACGGCATGTGTTACATATGCCCTACTTTTCATCTCATCAACCTTCCTGAAGTAA
- the LOC120686404 gene encoding transcription repressor OFP8-like has translation MSTRARGGGGGRQFPVGRRRYVPVADAGCGCRPRRPRLLSLPWFLKPCRQLRGGGNGKAGGGGEQYSCGSTSTASSSSSSAATRSTGYSSAYSSDYYQHQAPPSPLTKHRPASPARAGAPPGKSSQQLKANKKARKKKRHEKTTGGGKEAAAGAGVGVAVEKESSDPRADFRDSMVQMVVEMGLCDWDGLRGMLRRLLALNAPRHHAAILTAFAEVCTQLAGAAAAAAGPPPSPPPLQQQPSPPPAYAYYHQYRR, from the coding sequence aTGTCAACCagagcgcgtggcggcggcggagggaggcaGTTCCCGGTGGGGCGGCGCCGGTACGTGCCGGTGGCCGACGCGGGGTGCGGgtgccgcccgcgccggccgaggCTGCTCAGCCTGCCGTGGTTCCTCAAGCCGTGCCGCCAGCTGAGGGGCGGCGGTAACGGtaaggcgggcggcggcggagagcagtACTCGTGCGGGTCCACCtccacggcctcctcctcgtcgtcgtccgccgCCACGCGCAGCACCGGGTACTCGTCGGCCTACTCCTCCGACTACTACCAGCATCAGGCGCCGCCGTCTCCGCTCACCAAGCATCGGCcggcgtcgcccgcgcgcgcgggagcgccgccgggcAAGAGCTCGCAGCAGCTGAAGGCTAATAAGaaggcgaggaagaagaagaggcacGAGAAGACGACGGGGGGAggcaaggaggcggcggccggcgcgggcgtggGCGTGGCGGTGGAGAAGGAGTCGTCGGACCCGCGCGCCGACTTCCGGGACAGCATGGTGCAGATGGTGGTGGAGATGGGGCTGTGCGACTGGGACGGCCTCCGCGGCATGCTCCGGCGCCTGCTCGCCCTCAACGCGCCGCGCCACCACGCCGCCATCCTCACCGCCTTCGCCGAGGTCTGCAcgcagctcgccggcgcagcggccgccgcggccgggcctcctccttctcctcctccgctccagcagcagccgtcgccgccgccggcgtacgCGTACTACCACCAGTACCGGCGCTGA
- the LOC120686082 gene encoding uncharacterized protein LOC120686082, producing the protein MVTAVVESPLRHQRQRLRSPLAGSGGGGDFEFRHRRAVKRVSGMRRRWAPPEIEIPNGHGLGGGGRGSYTSLRDIMSSPEYGKDSSPDEPGGSCGDVHMIRHPLVKHAAYAYLQLTPSALEEKERARLRRRRGPLCRLLAGCLGFLGALFRR; encoded by the coding sequence ATGGTGACAGCGGTGGTGGAGTCGCCGCTGCGGCACCAGAGACAGAGGCTCCGGTCGCCGCTcgccgggagcggcggcggcggcgacttcgAGTTCCGGCACCGGCGCGCCGTGAAGCGCGTCTccgggatgcggcggcggtgggcgccgCCGGAGATCGAGATCCCCAACGGCCAcgggctgggcggcggcggacgcgggtCGTACACGAGCCTGCGGGACATCATGTCGTCGCCCGAGTACGGCAAGGACAGCTCCCCCGACGAGCCCGGCGGGAGCTGCGGGGACGTGCACATGATCCGGCACCCGCTGGTGAAGCACGCGGCGTACGCGTACCTCCAGCTGACGCCGTCGGCGCTGGAGGAGAAGGAGCGGGCCCGGctgcggcggaggcgcggcccgctctgccgcctcctcgccggctgCCTCGGCTTCCTCGGGGCGCTCTTCCGGCGGtga